A window of Carassius carassius chromosome 48, fCarCar2.1, whole genome shotgun sequence genomic DNA:
AAAGGATGTAAATCAATAGTCCTTCAACATTTCCACAGTCACCAACCTTAATTATCTCCTCATTCTTTAGGTTAAGTCACCATGTTGCTTTGTTTTGTTGAAATGCTGCAGTGACCTTAAATTAGTTTCCCTCACAGATTACAAATCTGACAACATTTACTCACCTGGCCTCATGTTATTAAATATGTGACTtaatttcttttgtggaacacaagaaGAGATATTTAGCAGGATGTTCATTTAATCATTAGTTCAAATCATTGATTTCATCAGAAGTTATTAAAATTTTTGGAAATTTCattattagttattaataaaaGGTGTATCACTTTtgttaccaaattgatgtggTGTGGTTATAGTAAGGTGACGATGGCaaatacaaagtttggtgtcagtatgcCAAAGATTTGCAAAGATACAGCCTCAAACATAGTTTGGGATCATTCCAGCAAATTCATTgatgcattaaaggggtcatatgatgctgctaaaaagaacattatttagtgtaatgaaatgtttatgtggtttaaggtaaaaaaaaaaaaaaacacattttccacatactgtacattattgtttctcctctttgcCCCTGCCCCGCCTTCTAAAACATGTCAATTTTCATAAGGCTCTTctctctgaaaagcgaggtgtgctgtgatttggccagctatccaatgcattgtgattggctgaatgcttcAAGCAtgagacggaaatgttacgcctcttAACATATATTGTGAAACCTTGCCTTGGTCTAGGAGGAGTTTTGTAACAATTTGCCAATGTGTTTgtaaaatatagcattttacATCGAAATTAAAAATGGCTATAATGCCCATGTCTGACATGGGAACATTTGGTATGGTTCGTCTAGGCATGctgcactgaatctaaagagaccatcACTAAGTGATGCTGTGCTTAAACTATGCATTTTGCCTCAAGTCACTGTTAAAAtgacacacaccaagtttggtcggAATATGCTAAAACATTGTGAagatatagcctcatgttaattttttcatttatttctttgaatATGTTCGCAAATTTCTTTGTGAATAGTTtgatcaacttgaattccataacttctTGCCAGCAGGGTctaaagatgatctgagccaatttcgGTGAAAATCAGACAAACAATCTAGGGCAATTTTGAAAAAGTAGGTCttacaaactataaaaaaaaaaaacttgacctGCAGAATTAAAAATTTTGGTCTCCATTTGACTTATATAGTATGAGCCGAGGAATGAGAGGGAAACAAATCCCATCTAAATATAGTTCAAAACTTAATAGCATTAACTTAAGTGCAACTTTGGATGCTAGAGGTGGCGCTGGAGGGATTGAAAGACTCCAAAGTTAATCAACACGtgcaataaaaaattttttttttataattgagtACTTAAATTTAATTGAGGAATCATGACAGTACTAATCATATGACTTGGAATATAGAGTTGTATGAACTACTTTAATTTGGACCCTATCCACTTTCATTGCATGCaagacagaaatgtaaaaattctTAAACTACTTATTTCAGGGAAAAACTGATTATTCTGACTAAATCTGATTATTCTTAGTTAAGAGGAATAGTGCATTGCTTTTACTCGCGTAgcacgaagaagaaaaaaaaacattaaaacactcGTAAAAAGACTTCATACCCAAACGGATTCCCTTAATGTTTTACAGGAAATTTCACTTCCTGTACCTTCAAATGGAACTCATTTGTTTCAGGGAACGGTTGAAGGGTGACGACTGGCAACAGCTGTAACGAGGTTCGCTTTTCCTTAAGCACAGTCCCAGTTGGGTGTCAAGCACAACTTTCTTCAAGCACATCTCGCCCTCTCACTCCTTTGCACCACATCTCTCCCTGCAGTCCTGTTTCGTTGCGTAATTAAATGACTGCCGACCTTAAACCTTTCAAACTGAGGCTTTGAACTCAAACCCTTTGAAGCTCTTCCATGTTGGCCTCATTTAATGTACTTTTATGCTAACTTAATTCTTTGGATACACAGCATGGAAAATATTTCAGGAGTAATACTGATGAATTACACGGAGTACCAGATTATATAGCTTAgccattttaaatgtaaagtttacAGATTTTAGACTCAGTCCTTTATATTTCTACGAGTTTTGATTGTGTTTGTCATTAGTCaaagacattttgaaataaaagtaCTCCtttgggtgattttttttttgttttgttcttttttgttttctattcacCATAAAAATGTGCCTGTAGCAAAATAAAAACGTTTTTGCAGTCTTACCCATCTTTTTGTTTCCTAATAATGTGTCATTAACAGTTTAAAGGTTTTGAGAGGAAAAGGGAaaaatgaaactgttttattggccatttatttagatattttatgtgTGTATTCAGCTGGCAAACATGCAGAAAAGTCCATCCAAGCTCAGCTCCAGAACCTTTTCAAAGTGTGTGAATCTCAATGGAGTGCTAAAACTGTAGCCAGTCTTTTGGGGTCTCCCTCAACAGGATGGTCTATGAGACCCGAGGGAAAGTTTCTTTTTCTTGCATTGTATGTAAAGAATTAATCTCTTTAATGGAAACAAAAATACAAGTTTCTATTCAGTAAACAATTTTCTGCAAGTGGatcacattatttaaaaaaactagttAGTGAACGATTTAAGGTAATATacaaatgtgtgttttcttttagcATAACACAACTTTTATTACTTCAACATTCAAAATTGTATGTTGAATGACAtacaacttaataataattacttttggGGCCAGAGTTACATGAGCTGTATGGTTTTAATAGTGCGCCACTGTGGATATCAGCTTGAAGGTTTGTCAgtgcattgtttttttgtgtgtgtatagtcACTTTTCAGACCACAGTGCATggaaatacagtatattttcaatcAATAAGATTAATAATTTTATCAATAATTTAAGTTTCTAAATCTCTCGTGCCAAAACttttaaaatagaattaattTAAGAGTTAAATTTACTCTTTCCCTATAAACTGACAACAGAAGATGAGTTTTAAAAAACGAATTTTCTTGTTCATTTTCGTCAGTGATTTCATTCATCAGTTAGTCTGCTGCTTATGCATTTAATCAACagatcatattttaaaaaaaacatctaattgttattttaaaacaaaaaaaggacaaaacatccttgtaaacaataaaaaaaattagttttgaaGGAAATAcaacatttgtgttttgtttggtgCAAGTTTGGGCCACATTCTTGTATAAATGGGgttctataaatattttttgtagtaTATTATGTGATTTATTAATGAGCTCTTTGTTGACCGATTAAAaactttttgtgtatttttaaagGCCTTCGTAGAATTATATTGaagatattatttaaatatgaaaactgcCTTTGTGAAAGCAGTTCCTTCATATTAAGCCTAGAGTTAAACGTGACAGAACTGACTATCTGTCTCTCAGATCctcttttacattgtaataacacAGTGGTATAAATGACAGTTGAGCAGTTCTGGATTTGAGTCAACCAGAAGAtccacaatcaaatttaaaatttTTGACTATGGTTTCCTACTCGTGTAGTATCTTTCTGATAATCTCTATAGGTCCTTGGCATTCATAGCATATCTAAAATATCTACAAATTCTATAGAACACTTTCAAACGGGAGATTATTTTGTGGCAGTAAAGACACACAGACTTACGACAACACTATTCTCTTATACACCCACTTTATCAAAAGAAAATGGATTTACAGGAAGTAGCATTGCTCTTACTGTTCTCTTCAGTTGCTGTGGATTAGGATAACATGTTTGCCAAATAATTTTTGTAACATCTCTGAATGTCCCAAGAGAATTTTCCATTCATTAAAGGATCACGCTGTGGCTTGATTCAGACATGTGCATCTCCAGCCACATCAGTTCACCAACCAAGGCATTGTGGAAAGGATGTCTGGGCAGTGGATGTGTACGGTCATGTTTATGATATGGCTCGCAATGTGCTTTGGGTAAAGATGGCGTGGGATAAAATTCCATGTGACTCTTTGGAAAAAACAGGTACGATAAATTGTCACTGCTTCCATGGCAGAATTCAGATGTTGTTCtgcaaattattaaaaataataataataataataataatagaactaCTGCATTTCATGTAATTATCTATGATGCATAAAGAACTGCTCCAGTTTTATTTGCCAAGTATTTAATgctttacacactcacacacacacacatatgtaccgtattttccggactataagtcacactttttttcatagtttggctggtcctgcgacttatagtcaggtgcgacttatttatcaaaattaattttgacaAAACGGGGGAATAcccttatagtccagtgcgacttgtatatgtttttttcctcgtcatgatgtatttttggactgatgcgacttatactcaggtgcgacttttatagtccgaaaaatacggtatgtaaaTTCATAATTTAATGGATGGAAAATGTGCTTGTCATGAGAGTAATgtcactgtgaaaaaaaaagaaagacatttcaTTGGTTGATCTGCTGAATTAGTAATTTAGTTGGTACTTTGTTTTTGTCGGTAATGACCATCTAAAAGTGCTAACAACTTCAAGCAATTCTTAGAATTTAGACAAATTATTGTACCCAGTCAGATCTAATATAGATTACAGGAAATTcgtagaccaaaaaaaaaagaaatgcattcacaaaaaagacacagagagaaagagcgaaGGGAGGCTGCTAAAGGCAGTTCAACATTGCAAACATAAATACAACGCTCCAGCAAGCCAGTAGGTAAATTCTTGTAATTAAGTATATTTCCCATTATAATCACTTGTCTTGATACTAGTAATCTATatcacatattttattaaaaccatactaatagtaggcctataaatagtaaaaaaatagtataaatgttaaaaatttgtagtttattggtatataatatagatttatgCTGGCTCAGTTAGCCCTGGGTTTGGGGTAAGTTGACAGTCAGTGCAATCGCATTCAAACCCATGTGagataaataatgatttaaaaactaatttaataatttccttttacagacagtcatttattttcttagttaactttaacaacataaaaccaaccaaattaagtttaaatttcaatatttaattgtttttgaaaCCATATTATGAACACAAGTTGTAGCCTTCctaaaaacagactaaacagTGTTTGTTGGCCATTAGTGACAACAGGTGGaaagatatttttaattgttttcataGCAATATCGGGCAACACTGCCAGAACTTAAACTGATAGTAATCATCAGAGCCCACAGacatgtttttgttgttattccCATACATGTTATTACCACATACGGTAAGGCAAAGGGCAAAAACAACCCATatgatattatctgtcataaaGGTTATCATCGCTATCAAAACAGTAGCATATAACACTAGTGCAGAGATCTGTGGAACAAGTTACGTCTATGCCATTTCATATTGTAGTTACATTTTCACAAAGTCGTGCCAACAACATTCATAAGGGCACTAAACAAAGTTATCATCTATGTAGCAATggttattaatgaaaactataacagTAATAGGCCTATGTGTTGCTGAATGaacaataaacaactgataaaattatataCCCCTAACTTAAAGTAATGGTGCAATgtgaaataatttaacaatgcTCATTCCTCCAAAACCGAGAAAACCTATTCAAAAAACATCTACATATCTgtctcttttaaaatgttaagtGTATGTAATGagtggggttattatagcacaattcccaCCCAGACCACACTGATTTTCAAACCCTGGCTAGGGTCATGGTGCCTTCCATTCCCTCAATGGCCGTTTCCTAAATACATCGTCACATGACAGCAAAAGTGTACAGTTGCCAAGATGCAGGGGCTGGGTCAACTTACCCACTCTCCCCTAACTTCAATTAAAGATAAAGAAGAAGCAGGCTCAGAAAGTGAGGGAGAGACCACTCTTATCAATAAATCTACAATAAAGTCAAATATTACAGAGTGTGCTGTCTTCTCTTATAATTGTATGTTTGTAACAACTGGATAATTTGTATTAAGCACCCACCCCCCAGTGCCCCTTTGTTTTAGTTTGGCCCACTGCCCCTTAAAATGTCTGCGCACGGCCctgatgtaaacaaatgtattgctccaTCCTTTATCATGACTCCAAGAACTAAAAACAACAGACATTCTATATTAATCAGCATTTTCTAGGCAATAGTAGCTGATCAGAGCTATAACGTGAGGTAGCTGGAGACCTACAGCTGCACTGAGTGTATACACAACACAACTACATGTTTTGTGTGCTTGACAGAACATTACAGCAGCAATTATCAGAGGATCAAGCTGGTCTAAACAAACTGGGCACTGAGCCATCTTTCAAAGAAAACCAGTTTTATGAATCCTGTGTTGAACTCACGGTGACTGAAGAAGCAGTCGTCAGTGAAATGATACGAACActgcaaaagtttgggattatacTGCTGTGCTATCGTAGTAAAGAAGAACTTTATCCACTGATTCTTTACAGTCTCATCCTTTGTAAGTGAAAATATACTGAATTTACTTTCACAGCGCAGAGCATGGCGCCTTGTCAACATGTTATCCACACGATCGCGCTACAGCGTTCTAGTTTTTGCGGGATGTCCATGAAGaacatgtgatgtgatgtgaattTCACGGAAATGGAATTCAATTTTTAAACGACCAGTTAGCAGTTCTGAgtcaactctttcttttgagagacgaTAATTTTATGatgcactttcagctttacagCTTTGCAGACGGTTTACATTCACATACTGCGTGAAAGcttattttcaaaaatccataatagggacactttaattttaaatggtaaccaaatattgttgttgttttaaagttATGGTAATTAGAAATGGTTGGAAAACAAATGctaaattttataatattttaattaaaatatgaccCAGCCAGGCTTCAGGGTATTCACCCTGTATATTCCCCACACAAGATATAAACTTCTCATTTAATAAGCATTATCACTTTCAATTgctttatttgtttatctgttgTCTCATCTTCTTTCTTGTAGCTTCTCTGCCCTTTGTGATAATGAATATTACGTCCCAGCCATACAAGCGAGGCATCTACTGCCAGGACGAGAGCATTAGTTACCCTGTAAAACAAGACACAATCACCAACGTGACACTGGCCGTAGTCACCATCACCTGCACTATCATCATCGTGAGTCCCTCGTTCATTGATCTCCATCATCCCTTCCATGATCTCATCATCCCATGAGTCACGCGCTGATTCTCAACAAAGTGTCCGTTCATGACTCTGCACAGCAGAGGGTTTTATTATGCACAACAACACGCCGTTATGTGCTCATGGAAttgttttacatatttacaaCTAACTTAACTGTTTTAATCTTTGTTGCAAGCTAcagaaatgcatatttcttaatatttttatttccctCTTTTCCTCTAGATATCGTCAGGTGAAGCATATCTGGTGTACAGCAAAAAAATTCACTCCAACTCCACCTTTAATCAATATGTGTCAGCCATATATAAGGTGCTGGGTGCCTTCCTGTTTGGGGGAGCTGTCAGCCAATCACTGACAGACTTGGCCAAGTACACCATTGGGCGACCACGCCCATATTTCTTAACAGTATGTGCTCCCAGAGTCTGCAAAGGATACGTGGCCTCGATCAACTGCACTGGCATCCCAAGTGAAGTAACTGAAGCCCGGTATGCTTCTTATAATAAATCTGATTAATGGCTTGATTTCAGTGAATTTCTTTTGAAACTGTGTGACTTGTAGGTTGTCCTTCTATTCTGGCCACTCCTCCTTCGGGATGTACTGCATGCTGTTTCTAGCGGTGAGTGCTATTGCAGCTAAATGCTAACCctctaaacattaaacatttaacaaaagtCTAGGGGTGGGATTATCTGTTTTTTGTGACCAGTGGTAGATGGGGAAAAAAAGTGTtcgggaaacctgtttgaaaatagTCATTAATTGTGCAGTTGTAATTGATGTCAATGTAGG
This region includes:
- the LOC132131178 gene encoding phospholipid phosphatase 2-like, with translation MTDWRKNKLFVLVDLMCVVVASLPFVIMNITSQPYKRGIYCQDESISYPVKQDTITNVTLAVVTITCTIIIISSGEAYLVYSKKIHSNSTFNQYVSAIYKVLGAFLFGGAVSQSLTDLAKYTIGRPRPYFLTVCAPRVCKGYVASINCTGIPSEVTEARLSFYSGHSSFGMYCMLFLALYVQARLNAKWARLLRPTIQFFLVAFAVYVGYTRVSDYKHHWSDVLVGLLQGALIAILTVRYVSNSFKVRTFPQCSSPETAENDERKPSLHSSEAEQNNHIGYSGPV